The Mercurialis annua linkage group LG8, ddMerAnnu1.2, whole genome shotgun sequence genome window below encodes:
- the LOC126659924 gene encoding alcohol acyltransferase 9, whose protein sequence is MAIHVKEVTVIKPSNSTPTRFLTLSALDSQLFLRFTIEYLFVYKPSPGLDHGSITARVKSALANILVPYYPLAGRVRAKPDGSSLEVICRAQGALFIEAISDNITINDFDKAPSYVEQWKKLLSFHVADVLQGAPLLVVQLTWLNDGGATLGVCFNHCVCDGIGSAEFLNSFASLAMSQDQERVITGLKPKPVWDRHLLDPVSYPSFSSQSHPEFNRVPDLCGFLTRFTNEKLSPTTIIIDKRRQNELKKLAMSSTHHESTFTSFEVISAHVWRSWAGALNLPSNQILKLLFSINVRNRVKPSLPDGYYGNAFVLGCAQTTVKELTEKGLGHAALLIKKAKERVDNEYIRSVIESVSRTSPDSVGVLIISQWSRLGLERVDFGIGRPIHVGPTCCDRYCLILPVFDRTADVKVMVAVPASGVDKYENLVNSSYS, encoded by the coding sequence ATGGCAATTCATGTGAAAGAAGTTACCGTTATTAAGCCATCAAACTCAACTCCAACTCGTTTCTTAACTCTCTCAGCTCTTGATTCTCAGCTTTTTCTACGTTTCACCATAGAATATCTCTTCGTTTACAAACCTAGCCCAGGGCTAGACCATGGCTCGATCACGGCTCGAGTCAAATCGGCATTGGCTAATATCTTGGTGCCCTATTATCCGCTAGCCGGTCGAGTTAGGGCTAAACCAGATGGCTCGAGTCTTGAAGTAATATGTCGAGCCCAAGGTGCACTTTTTATTGAAGCTATTTCTGATAATATTACTATCAATGATTTTGATAAAGCTCCGAGTTACGTTGAACAATGGAAAAAACTTTTGTCCTTCCACGTGGCAGATGTCCTTCAAGGGGCCCCACTTCTTGTAGTCCAGCTTACGTGGCTTAATGATGGTGGTGCCACGTTGGGTGTTTGTTTTAATCATTGTGTGTGTGATGGGATTGGTAGTGCTGAGTTTCTTAACTCGTTTGCTTCTCTTGCTATGAGTCAAGATCAAGAACGAGTTATCACTGGTTTAAAACCTAAACCCGTTTGGGATCGACATCTTCTTGATCCAGTAAGTTATCCATCTTTTTCATCACAGAGTCATCCCGAGTTTAACCGAGTTCCCGATCTTTGTGGGTTCTTGACTCGGTTTACAAATGAAAAACTCAGTCCCACTActattataattgataaaagaagACAAAATGAGTTGAAAAAACTCGCTATGTCATCAACTCATCACGAGTCAACATTCACTTCTTTTGAAGTGATATCAGCTCATGTATGGAGAAGTTGGGCTGGGGCATTAAACTTACCATCAAACCAAATCTTAAAGCTTCTCTTCAGCATAAATGTCCGTAACCGAGTCAAACCGAGTCTCCCCGACGGTTACTACGGCAATGCATTCGTGCTCGGATGTGCACAGACAACCGTTAAAGAATTAACAGAGAAAGGATTAGGGCATGCAGCATTACTGATAAAGAAAGCAAAAGAAAGGGTAGATAATGAGTACATAAGATCAGTGATTGAATCAGTGTCAAGAACGAGTCCCGACTCAGTTGGTGTTTTGATAATATCACAATGGTCAAGATTAGGGTTAGAGAGAGTTGACTTTGGTATAGGAAGACCAATTCATGTGGGACCTACTTGCTGTGATAGATACTGTCTGATTTTGCCTGTGTTTGATCGGACGGCTGATGTTAAAGTAATGGTAGCTGTTCCTGCAAGTGGAGTTGACAAATATGAGAATTTAGTCAACAGTTCATACTCTTAG